A genomic segment from Pseudomonas sp. S09G 359 encodes:
- a CDS encoding Na+/H+ antiporter subunit C encodes MEEVIAIAIGVLAASGVWLILRPRTFQVVMGLCLLSYGVNLFIFSMGSLFIGKEPIIKDGVPQDLLNYTDPLPQALVLTAIVISFAMTALFLVVLLASRGLTGTDHVDGREPKE; translated from the coding sequence ATGGAAGAAGTCATCGCAATTGCCATTGGGGTCCTCGCGGCCTCCGGCGTCTGGTTGATCCTGCGGCCACGGACATTCCAGGTGGTGATGGGCCTGTGCCTGCTGTCGTATGGGGTCAACCTGTTCATTTTCAGCATGGGCAGCCTGTTCATCGGCAAGGAGCCGATCATCAAGGACGGCGTGCCGCAAGACCTGCTCAACTACACCGACCCGCTGCCCCAGGCGCTGGTGCTCACGGCCATCGTCATCAGCTTCGCCATGACCGCGTTGTTCCTGGTGGTGTTGCTGGCCTCGCGGGGCCTGACCGGCACCGACCATGTGGACGGCCGGGAGCCCAAGGAATGA